A part of Aspergillus flavus chromosome 5, complete sequence genomic DNA contains:
- a CDS encoding GPR1/FUN34/yaaH family-domain-containing protein, translated as MSDTREANPTAMDTAESGSSQFHLQKERQSTFHAENGAVASLPQREAHIHTVSQVPLPPYQKLANPGPLGLLAFALTTFVLGLYECGAGLPHSNPQGKVGPNQAAFGLAIFFGGGAQFVAGIFEFRVGNTFGCTVHCSYSAFWLSYAMFLIPSLDIKGQYNGDERAYTFAIGIYLIVWCFLTVLFLLAALRTNLSIILVFFFLIIAYLLLSIANFIATEHPAQSVKVNKAGGAFTVICAFVAFYAGASGLMVPETTWVRFPLGEIP; from the exons ATGTCGGACACACGAGAGGCGAACCCAACCGCAATGGATACCGCTGAATCTGGATCGTCTCAATTTCATCTccaaaaagagagacagTCTACCTTTCACGCTGAAAATGGTGCTGTGGCTTCTCTCCCTCAACGGGAAGCCCACATCCATACTGTTTCCCAAGTGCCCCTACCTCCATACCAGAAGCTTGCAAACCCTGGTCCCTTGGGACTTCTAGCGTTCGCATTGACAACATTCGTCCTTGGCCTCTACGAGTGCGGGGCAGG ACTACCTCATTCGAATCCTCAAGGCAAGGTTGGACCTAATCAAGCTGCATTCGGACTCGCAATCTTCTTCGGTGGTGGAGCCCAGTTTGTCGCCGGCATATTCGAATTCCGTGTGGGGAACACCTTTGGTTGCACGGTTCATTGCTCCTATTCCGCCTTTTGGCTCAGCTACGCAATGTTTCTCATCCCATCTCTGGATATCAAGGGGCAGTATAATGGAGACGAACGGGCATACACTTTTGCCATCGGTATCTACCTGATCGTGTGGTGCTTCCTGACCgttctgtttcttcttgctgctctGAGAACCAATTTGTCAAtcattcttgttttcttcttcctgatTATTGCATATCTGCTGCTAAGCATTGCAAACTTCATTGCAACTGAGCATCCTGCGCAAAGTGTGAAAGTGAACAAAGCCGGTGGTGCCTTTACTGTGATTTGCGCATTTGTGGCCTTTTATGCTGGTGCATCTGGCCTGATGGTGCCAGAGACGACATGGGTTCGGTTCCCTCTTGGAGAGATTCCTTAA
- a CDS encoding uncharacterized protein (expressed protein), with protein sequence MSGYYLCVPSKTDRGPLRCADLWLAGLPRTTIPQDGFDPESEESTCSLCFATLEPGTMLRHLPCQHSFHQPCIDEWLCEHDASCPLCRRTFYHLRRPYIIEHMAPARPQTPPEMDADIREARQTFVKWWKELFTLNWFHHEGTSTARKHHLHRQTQHPD encoded by the exons ATGTCGGGGTATTACCTATGTGTCCCGTCGAAAACAGACCGCGGGCCCTTGCGTTGTGCAGATCTTTGGTTAGCTGGATTGCCTCGCACTACCATTCCACAAGACGGTTTCGACCCTG AATCAGAGGAATCAACATGCAGTCTTTGCTTTGCCACGCTTGAACCCGGGACCATGTTGCGACATTTACCTTGTCAGCATAGCTTTCATCAGCCATGCATAGATGAATGGCTGTGCGAACATGATGCGAGTTGTCCTCTCTGTCGCCGGACTTTCTATCATTTGAGAAGGCCCTATATCATAGAGCACATGGCTCCGGCTAGACCTCAAACTCCACCCGAGATGGACGCCGACATTCGTGAAGCACGGCAGACATTTGTCAAATGGTGGAAAGAATTGTTCACCCTAAACTGGTTCCATCATGAGGGAACATCTACCGCGCGAAAGCATCACCTTCATCGCCAGACACAGCATCCGGATTGA
- a CDS encoding glycoside hydrolase superfamily yields the protein MKVLSPLASIALAQGTLCAAQGYTNESEVPYYGRSPAVYPSPVGDGATSSVWESAYQRAKALVSQLTVEEKSNLTRGFDGQCVGNTGAIPRLSIPSLCFSDAPDGVRGQEFVSAFPAGIHVAATWDRSLMYRYGHALGQEYQGKGINVALGPVAGPLGRLARGGRNWEGLGADPYLAGGGMGAITKGIQDAGVIASAKHWLLNEEEWRRNPGDMGESLSSNADDRTIHELYVFPFMDSLREGVGSVMCSYQRLNHSYGCQNSKLLNGILKTELGFEGFVVSDWAAQHSGVASANAGLDVVMPDGGFWGRNLTDAVANGSVSSERLDDMATRVLATWFYTGQDEGYPAPGVYSESEKHDPIDVQADHATLIREIGSAGTVLVKNVNNALPFTNATRYLSVYGYDATVSAAPWANPSRYGGGYEVNFGWTTFNGTLITGGGSGGSTPPYVVTPFQALQERASKNKGILRWDFYSENPTPAYVNSDACLVFINAYASEAFDRTSLTDEFSDNLVRNVAANCTNTIVVIHSTGIRTVDAWIDHPNVTAVLFAGLPGQENGHSLVDILYGDVSPSGRLPFTVAKNESDYGNLLNSTVSFDAFPEVNFTEGLYIDYRAFDHDDIEPRFEFGFGLSYTTFEYSDLAITATGNSTSPLVDANIAIVQGGHPQLWDVLFEVTCSITNTGDVSSSEVAQLYVSIPDAPVRQLRGFERVPLAPGETKQISFPLTRRDLSIWDVAAQQWRLQAATYTASVGASSRILHLNGTIEIE from the exons ATGAAGGTCCTATCACCCTTGGCTTCGATAGCGCTGGCGCAGGGCACGCTCTGCGCAGCTCAGGGCTATACCAATGAGTCGGAAGTTCCTTACTATGGCCGGAGTCCTGCCGTATACCCGTCTC CTGTCGGAGATGGGGCAACAAGCTCGGTGTGGGAGAGCGCTTATCAACGCGCGAAGGCCCTTGTCTCTCAACTAACTGTTGAAGAGAAATCTAACCTCACTCGTGGGTTCGACGGTCAATGTGTTGGAAACACTGGTGCAATCCCCCGGCTATCCATTCCATCGCTTTGCTTTTCAGACGCACCGGACGGCGTTAGAGGACAAGAGTTTGTCTCAGCATTTCCGGCAGGTATTCACGTGGCGGCAACATGGGATCGCTCGCTCATGTACCGCTATGGTCATGCATTGGGCCAGGAGTACCAGGGGAAGGGTATCAATGTCGCATTAGGTCCCGTCGCAGGACCATTGGGAAGACTAGCCCGAGGAGGGCGGAATTGGGAGGGTCTAGGCGCGGATCCTTATCTTGCAGGCGGAGGGATGGGAGCTATCACTAAAGGTATCCAGGACGCTGGAGTGATTGCCTCAGCGAAGCATTGGCTGTTGAACgaagaggaatggagaagaaatccGGGGGACATGGGCGAATCACTGAGCTCAAATGCCGATGACCGGACCATTCACGAACTATatgttttccctttcatggATTCGTTGAGAGAAGGTGTCGGAAGTGTGATGTGTTCTTATCAGCGTCTAAACCACAGCTATGGGTGTCAGAACTCGAAGCTGCTCAACGGTATCCTGAAAACCGAACTTGGCTTCGAAGGATTCGTGGTGAGCGACTGGGCAGCACAGCATTCTGGCGTTGCTTCGGCGAATGCGGGCTTGGATGTTGTCATGCCAGACGGTGGCTTCTGGGGGCGCAACCTGACAGATGCTGTCGCAAATGGCAGTGTCAGCAGCGAGAGACTGGACGACATGGCAACACGAGTCCTGGCAACCTGGTTTTACACTGGTCAGGACGAGGGCTACCCTGCCCCCGGAGTTTACTCGGAGTCGGAGAAGCACGACCCTATCGACGTGCAAGCGGACCATGCGACATTGATCAGAGAGATTGGTTCTGCTGGTACGGTGTTGGTAAAAAACGTCAACAACGCCCTTCCCTTCACGAATGCAACCAGATACCTTAGTGTCTACGGCTATGACGCGACGGTTAGTGCAGCCCCATGGGCCAATCCCTCTCGCTATGGCGGTGGTTACGAGGTGAACTTCGGTTGGACCACCTTCAACGGCACTCTCATCACCGGTGGAGGCTCCGGAGGAAGCACTCCTCCATATGTAGTGACTCCCTTCCAGGCACTGCAGGAGCGAGCCTCGAAGAACAAAGGAATTCTTCGCTGGGATTTCTACTCAGAGAATCCCACCCCCGCATACGTGAACAGCGATGCTTGTCTCGTGTTCATTAACGCATACGCATCTGAGGCCTTCGACCGAACCAGCCTGACAGACGAGTTCAGCGACAATCTCGTACGCAACGTTGCTGCCAACTGTACCAACACCATCGTTGTCATTCATTCCACCG GTATCCGTACCGTCGATGCATGGATCGATCACCCAAATGTGACAGCCGTACTCTTTGCCGGCCTCCCCGGCCAAGAAAATGGTCACTCCCTCGTTGATATCCTGTACGGCGATGTCAGCCCATCCGGAAGACTTCCCTTCACCGTCGCCAAGAATGAATCCGACTACGGAAACTTGCTGAACTCGACTGTCTCGTTCGACGCGTTCCCCGAAGTTAACTTCACCGAGGGATTATACATCGATTACCGCGCTTTCGATCATGACGACATCGAACCGCGGTTCGAATTCGGCTTTGGCCTGTCATACACCACCTTCGAGTACTCTGACCTTGCAATTACGGCTACAGGAAATAGTACTTCCCCTCTGGTGGACGCCAACATTGCTATTGTCCAGGGTGGACATCCACAGCTGTGGGATGTATTGTTTGAAGTCACCTGCTCCATCACCAACACGGGTGACGTATCCTCGTCAGAGGTCGCCCAGCTCTACGTTAGCATTCCAGACGCTCCCGTGCGACAGTTACGCGGCTTTGAAAGAGTGCCACTAGCACCGGGAGAGACGAAACAAATATCCTTCCCGTTGACCAGGAGGGATCTCAGTATTTGGGACGTTGCAGCTCAGCAATGGAGGCTCCAGGCCGCGACCTACACTGCCTCTGTCGGCGCTAGCAGCAGGATCCTGCACTTGAATGGGACTATTGAGATTGAGTAG
- a CDS encoding multidrug resistance-associated protein, which produces MEVCVDDNQFGPRVNPRCRSFDFTLLFEDVFFIALPAAVLLVLLPLRLRWLHRTSVKVKTYRLAIWKLSLLVVLFVLQIIFVALRLRAPAIRTNASLAAGILNIAATFAAACASFLEDQRSIRPSDLLVIYLTMAAMCAIAPLRSLWSISSTNACTGLWTALFVITVACLCMESVHKTGLLRLQAYNPTKEQICGFWSRSLFIWILSLFRVGYSHILRMEDIPEVDHDLQGEVTGEKLQKAWEKSRGKHRLVRATFAAYRFSCLSAILPRLALSAFTFAQPFLITATVNYINIPSSPESQKYGQAIVGAYVLVYAGYAISTAVYWRQTYRFITMLRSGLISIIYDQTLGLRPEDLSDTAAITMMGTDVERIESSLRALHEAWASILEVAIAIWLLSRQIWIACLIPLIIAVVSVIAMIPISTKTGEAQKQWIDRVQKRLSVVSGTLNDIKGVHMLGLTDRLFFLISELRKLEVETSKRFRKLLIWQIAISNVPMEFSPFATFAIYAIISVVKQDTTLLSAQAFTSLALISLLTGPLLNFCQAMPALAQAVSCFDRIDEYLTVDPQSPNRSMSTNSIARPSDDGVELQQKPSGALPEGLLASFHAATISKSPDAEAVFDRLTLNVRRGVTMITGPVGCGKTTLLESILGASFVKTGSVVASLSRAAYCSQVPWIQNQTIRQNIVGPNGFDEKWFKYTCWACGLENDLQTISDGDSHMAGSNGISLSGGQKQRIALARVLYSRPKVIILDDPFSGLDLKTIALISKRLFGIEGYFRAEGVSVVLSTNSYYLLAHADEVILLDNGHVVEQGTYQYILERSPEITAELQEHASVSDIADSKVDDFEHRSELPSSSGPDTTTHQDVDWSRQRGTWSVYQYYFHRAGYVSLFIFLIFAIIYSFSSVFSTLWLQWWVEENERKPNSRLGMYVGVYGLIFTLSFVGIIAACWMIFVRMMTATSLNLHSDLLKAALGAPFGFFQTTDTGSTTNRFGQDMELIDMNLPLYAVNFVESVLACFFRLIVLCIIGRYLASSIPVLGLVLFCVQVYYLRTSRQIRLLDIEAKAPLYSHFLETIQGITTIRAFGWETHFQKETQLRVNSSQKPVYMLFCVQQWLTLVLDLVVGGIAVLLAAVVTSLKGNFSAASIGVALNLLLTFNQTITRTIKMWTMVEISIGAVSRVRDFVQDTPSTKRDFNPESGRLPDVACNGAIDFEDVSAGHSFNEAPILKDITLSIKPGQKIAVCGPSGSGKTSLIMALLGMIEIKQGRVLLDGNDLSSEQQALRGNINVIPQDPLFLPGTARFNLDPHQHASDEKIADAVKAVGLWSRFCAKGGLDADFVPSDWSVGQKQLLALARTLVHKAPILLLDEATSSVDWETETTMQDIIDKEFASQTIIAVCHRFRFIDRFDRVAVIQQGELVEYDEPTALLERDTQFRRLFRALQESSASGA; this is translated from the exons ATGGAGGTCTGCGTGGACGACAATCAATTCGGCCCCCGCGTCAATCCGCGCTGCCGTTCATTCGATTTCACCCTCTTGTTCGAAGATGTTTTCTTCATCGCCCTGCCTGCCGCGGTGCTCCTCGTGCTCTTGCCATTGCGTCTCCGATGGCTGCACCGTACATCAGTGAAAGTCAAAACTTATCGGTTGGCGATTTGGAAGTTATCCCTTCTTGTAGTACTGTTTGTTCTTCAAATTATCTTCGTTGCCCTTCGCCTGAGGGCACCCGCAATCCGCACCAATGCATCCCTGGCAGCAGGAATTCTCAATATTGCCGCGACCTTCGCTGCGGCATGTGCTTCGTTTTTGGAGGACCAGCGGTCTATAAGGCCGTCGGATCTCTTGGTGATTTACCTGACAATGGCAGCCATGTGTGCCATAGCCCCACTGCGCTCTCTGTGGTCTATTTCTTCAACTAACGCCTGCACGGGGCTGTGGACGGCACTGTTCGTTATCACCGTTGCATGCCTTTGTATGGAGTCGGTGCACAAAACGGGCCTCTTGCGTCTGCAAGCTTATAACCCAACAAAGGAACAGATCTGTGGCTTCTGGAGCCGCAGCTTGTTCATCTGGATACTGTCGCTCTTCCGTGTAGGCTATTCGCATATCCTTCGTATGGAAGATATCCCGGAAGTCGACCATGATCTCCAAGGAGAAGTAACTGGAGAAAAGCTCCAAAAGGCTTGGGAGAAATCAAGAGGCAAACATCGGTTAGTCAGGGCGACGTTTGCTGCCTATCGATTCAGCTGTCTGTCAGCAATCCTGCCACGATTGGCTTTGTCTGCCTTCACCTTTGCCCAGCCTTTCCTCATCACGGCAACAGTGAACTACATCAACATCCCCTCAAGCCCGGAGTCCCAGAAGTACGGACAAGCCATTGTAGGCGCGTATGTGCTGGTGTACGCAGGCTACGCG ATATCAACGGCGGTGTACTGGCGACAAACCTATCGCTTTATCACTATGCTTCGATCAGGTCTTATATCAATCATATACGATCAAACCTTAGGTTTGAGGCCGGAAGATCTATCAGACACGGCCGCTATCACCATGATGGGGACTGATGTCGAAAGGATTGAGTCGAGTTTGAGAGCTCTCCATGAAGCGTGGGCTTCTATCCTGGAGGTTGCAATTGCAATTTGGCTATTATCACGCCAGATATGGATCGCCTGTTTAATCCCATTGATCATCGCGGTCGTATCGGTCATCGCCATGATACCAATCTCAACGAAAACTGGAGAGGCCCAAAAACAGTGGATTGATCGCGTACAAAAACGATTATCAGTCGTCTCTGGCACGCTGAATGATATTAAAGGCGTACATATGCTGGGGCTTACGGACCGTCTGTTCTTTCTCATATCGGAATTACGTAAATTGGAAGTTGAAACCTCGAAGCGATTTCGGAAGCTCTTGATCTGGCAGATTGCGATAT CCAACGTGCCGATGGAATTCTCGCCATTCGCGACTTTCGCCATCTACGCTATAATATCCGTTGTGAAACAAGACACGACCCTGCTTTCTGCGCAGGCATTTACCTCTCTAGCTTTAATCTCCCTTCTTACCGGCCCGCTCCTCAACTTCTGCCAAGCTATGCCTGCTCTTGCCCAAGCCGTTTCCTGCTTTGACCGTATTGATGAGTATCTTACAGTAGATCCCCAGTCACCAAACCGGTCTATGTCTACCAATTCAATTGCTCGACCTTCCGACGACGGGGTAGAACTGCAACAAAAGCCGAGTGGTGCATTACCAGAAGGCCTGTTGGCATCATTCCATGCGGCTACTATATCCAAGTCTCCCGATGCGGAAGCCGTCTTCGATCGTTTAACCCTCAATGTTCGACGGGGAGTGACGATGATTACCGGACCTGTTGGATGTGGCAAGACAACGCTTCTAGAAAGTATTCTGGGTGCAAGCTTTGTTAAGACAGGGTCGGTAGTGGCCTCCCTTTCGCGGGCTGCATACTGCTCGCAAGTTCCATGGATTCAGAACCAAACCATACGCCAGAATATAGTCGGACCTAACGGGTTTGACGAAAAGTGGTTTAAGTATACTTGTTGGGCGTGCGGTCTCGAAAACGATCTACAGACAATTTCTGATGGAGATTCGCACATGGCAGGAAGCAATGGTATTTCGCTTAGTGGAggccaaaagcaaagaatt GCACTAGCTCGGGTATTGTATTCACGACCCAAGGTTATAATCTTGGATGATCCATTCAGTGGATTGGACCTGAAGACAATAGCCCTAATTTCAAAACGTCTATTTGGCATTGAGGGCTATTTTAGAGCTGAGGGGGTCTCAGTGGTCCTAAGCACTAACTCCT ACTATCTTCTTGCACATGCGGACGAGGTTATTCTTCTGGACAATGGGCACGTTGTTGAACAGGGCACGTACCAGTATATCCTTGAGCGATCGCCGGAAATAACTGCCGAGCTACAGGAGCATGCTTCAGTATCAGACATTGCTGATAGTAAAGTCGACGATTTTGAGCATCGAAGCGAACTACCTTCTAGCTCGGGGCCCGATACGACGACCCACCAGGACGTCGACTGGTCCCGGCAGCGTGGAACTTGGTCTGTCTATCAATACTATTTCCATAGGGCGGGCTATGTATCCCTGTTtattttcttgattttcgCCATTATCTACTCTTTCTCATCTGTTTTTAGCA CACTATGGCTACAGTGGTGggtggaagagaatgagCGAAAGCCCAATAGTCGACTAGGAATGTATGTTGGAGTCTATGGTTTAATATTCACCTTGTCTTTCGTTGGCATTATTGCAGCATGCTG GATGATTTTCGTTCGGATGATGACCGCTACCTCATTAAACTTGCATTCGGACTTGCTCAAGGCCGCACTCGG TGCACCTTTCGGGTTCTTCCAAACCACAGATACGGGCTCGACGACAAATAG GTTCGGTCAGGACATGGAGCTGATCGACATGAACCTCCCTCTCTATGCTGTGAACTTCGTGGAAA GCGTGCTGGCTTGTTTCTTTAGGTTGATTGTACTCTGCATCATTGGACGATACCTGGCCAGCTCTATTCCAGTGCTTGGTCTAGTACTATTCTGTGTTCAGGTCTACTATTTACGGACCTCTCGTCAGATTCGTCTGCTGGATATCGAAGCGAAGGCACCACTATATTCGCATTTTCTGGAGACCATACAGGGAATAACGACAATTCGTGCGTTTGGCTGGGAGACTCACTTTCAAAAGGAAACCCAACTTCGAGTGAACAGTTCTCAGAAACCAGTGTATATGCTGTTCTGCGTACAGCAGTGGCTGACCCTTGTCCTTGACCTGGTGGTAGGGGGAATTGCGGTGCTGCTGGCTGCCGTCGTAACCTCGTTGAAGGGCAACTTCAGTGCTGCGTCGATTGGTGTTGCTTTGAACTTGCTCCTCACCTTCAATCAAACTATCACTCGCACCATCAAGATGTGGACTATGGTGGAAATATCAATTGGTGCGGTATCTCGTGTACGGGACTTTGTGCAAGATACGCCATCGACTAAACGTGATTTCAATCCTGAGAGCGGTAGGCTTCCGGACGTGGCATGTAATGGTGCAATTGACTTTGAGGATGTATCCGCTGGTCACAG CTTCAACGAAGCGCCCATCCTGAAAGACATTACATTATCCATAAAACCAGGGCAAAAGATCGCAGTCTGCGGGCCTTCCGGTAGTGGAAAGACCTCCTTAATTATGGCCCTTCTGGGTATGATTGAAATAAAGCAAGGCCGAGTGCTTCTGGATGGCAACGACCTGTCAAGTGAGCAGCAAGCTCTCCGAGGAAACATTAATGTCATACCCCAGGATCCTCTATTCCTTCCTGGGACCGCGAGGTTCAACCTTGACCCACACCAGCACGCTAGTGATGAGAAAATCGCAGACGCTGTGAAAGCGGTCGGGTTATGGAGTCGCTTTTGCGCGAAAGGAGGCTTGGATGCCGATTTCGTTCCCTCCGACTGGTCGGTTGGCCAGAAGCAGCTGTTAGCGCTTGCTCGGACTCTGGTTCATAAGGCTCCTATTTTGCTCTTGGATGAGGCGACTAGCAG CGTCGATTGGGAAACGGAGACGACCATGCAGGACATTATAGACAAGGAGTTTGCTTCCCAAACTATTATTGCTGTCTGTCATCGCTTCCGGTTCATCGATCGGTTTGACCGTGTGGCGGTGATACAGCAGGGTGAACTTGTTGAATATGATGAGCCAACAGCTCTGCTGGAAAGGGATACGCAGTTTAGGAGGCTCTTTCGCGCTTTGCAGGAATCATCGGCCAGTGGGGCATAA
- a CDS encoding putative multidrug resistance pump, producing the protein MTTSNNAGWARDEYEETTPLLERQGNTCSSTSWPEAISEFKCLLKAAATITCGYFLQQSLQIVSILIIGRVSPQDLSVAAFSYMIANTTAWLVAIGGTTAIDSLGSAVFGQGEDIARIGVLLQKYFITVSVMFIPVATLWCFCGPILVLLNVPVELAYGSQRFLRALCPFAVGYIVFEALKKFLQCQEIDTPPTVILIGTAILNAPISYLLVHVWGWGAVGGAIATGSMYWLSAILAFLYIWRIDGNQAWNGWSKECLDGLWKFSKVVLLGIVNIGAEWWAFEIITVGAAAMGEIPAAAQSTIMTTDSLLALFPFGAGVATTNHIAKLQGLGKANLARTIARMASGLAVCSGCIIMLLLLVFKREIAQIYTNDRSVIDLAVKVFPWAAAFQVSDGLQAVNAGALRAVGKVNTAATINLMAYYVIAIPLCYLLAFKVDLGLSGLWISLALSLTMAGLSEFFIVASLDWQRLAIKEER; encoded by the exons ATGACAACATCTAATAACGCTGGGTGGGCTCGTGATGAGTATGAGGAAACCACACCTCTGCTCGAAAGGCAGGGCAACACCTGCAGCAGCACCTCGTGGCCAGAGGCTATCTCAGAGTTTAAATGCCTGCTAAAAGCAGCAGCCACA ATCACGTGCGGCTATTTTCTCCAACAGTCTCTCCAGATCGTCAGCATCCTGATTATCGGTAGAGTT AGTCCACAAGATCTATCCGTCGCTGCCTTTTCCTATATGATAGCAAACACCACGGCGTGGCTGGTGGCAATCGGGGGCACAACGGCCATTG ATTCTCTCGGCTCCGCTGTATTTGGTCAGGGAGAGGATATTGCTAGAATTGGAGTCCTCCTTCAAAAGTATTTCATCACCGTATCGGTCATGTTCATACCTGTGGCCACACTGTGGTGCTTTTGTGGCCCAATTCTCGTTTTACTAAATGTACCCGTGGAGCTCGCATATGGATCACAGCGGTTCTTGCGCGCTCTTTGTCCTTTTGCGGTGGGCTATATTGTCTTTGAGGCTCTCAAAAAATTCCTTCAGTGTCAAG AAATCGACACCCCACCGACGGTCATTCTAATAGGCACGGCAATATTGAACGCTCCGATCAGTTATCTCCTTGTTCATGTTTGGGGCTGGGGTGCCGTAGGCGGTGCTATCGCTACTGGAAGCATGTATTGGCTGTCTGCCATCCTCGCCTTTCTCTACATCTGGCGCATCGATGGCAACCAAGCCTGGAATGGATGGTCGAAGGAATGTTTGGATGGATTATGGAAGTTTTCCAAGGTGGTGCTTCTCGGTATCGTCAATATTGGAGCAGAGTGGTGGGCTTTTGAGATCATCACCGTCGGGGCTGCAGCCATGGGGGAGATCCCTGCAGCTGCACAGTCAACCATTATGACAACTGATTCGTTGCTGGCGCTGTTCCCTTTTGGCGCTGGAGTGGCAACCACAAATCATATAGCAAAGTTACAAGGCCTCGGTAAGGCGAACCTCGCGCGAACCATTGCACGAATGGCATCGGGCCTTGCTGTCTGTAGTGGATGCATCATTATGCTGCTACTGCTTGTATTCAAGAGAGAAATTGCCCAGATTTATACC AATGACCGGAGTGTCATCGACCTCGCGGTGAAAGTGTTTCCTTGGGCGGCTGCATTCCAGGTCTCGGACGGTTTGCAGGCCGTCAATGCCGGTGCATTGAGAGCGGTTGGCAAGGTCAATACTGCAGCCACTATTAACCTCATGGCTTATTATG TCATTGCCATCCCACTATGTTACTTACTTGCCTTCAAGGTTGATCTAGGGCTGAGCGGGCTCTGGATCAGCCTTGCCTTGTCCCTGACAATGGCTGGGCTGTCGGAATTTTTCATTGTCGCCTCCCTCGACTGGCAACGCTTGGCAATCAAGGAGGAGAGGTAA
- a CDS encoding putative monocarboxylate transporter, whose translation MEEEGKMTGSDSIKADACERRTEAGFPEQEVSSPDKDSDSRDGGLKGWTVLIGCCTAMLATYGITGSIGILQVFWIQHQLNDRSENAVSWITGLNLFLNLFLPACIGPAFDRYGTRLILGLGSICYVLSFFLLGECKQYWHFMLDYGLLNGISSACISTMALSTPAQWFHKRRGLALGIVCAASSVGGICIPFLLDYTLAELPFPWAMRILALMTLVLLAIANVCMIERIRSQGPWRAVRLRWLTNARFMWTTLGTAFVLVFEFVLFNSISLIPSYAAGQGFTTSQASTAIAMLNAGSACGRLFAGWASDRLGRFNIMVCVLAYTTIITACIWMFVYHSLAKLHVSILLFGAGSGSIISLAGVCFGQLCTTEEYGECWGTAYLFVSIAVLISVPTGDALLSRLGGQGYVACSAGVLGAAFIAFLTARWLVLGRRWTIKVKV comes from the exons atggaagaagaaggaaaaatgaCAGGGTCCGATTCTATCAAGGCGGATGCATGCGAAAGACGAACAGAAGCAGGATTCCCAGAACAGGAGGTTTCGTCTCCGGACAAGGACAGTGACTCGAGGGACGGGGGCTTAAAGGGCTGGACGGTACTAATTGGATGTTGCACTGCCATGCTGGCGACATATGGTATCACTGGCTCAATTGGGATTCTACAAGTGTTTTGGATCCAGCATCAGCTCAATGACCGCTCGGAGAATGCAGTTAGCTGGATTACCGGCTTGAATTTGTTCCTGAATCTATTTCTACCTGCCTGTATTGGTCCGGCGTTCGATCGTTATGGAACACGATTGATACTTGGCCTGGGGTCTATCTGTTACGTGCTCAGCTTTTTCCTGCTTGGCGAGTGCAAACAGTACTGGCATTTTATGCTCGATTATGGGCTTCTGAATGGCATCAGCAGTGCCTGCATTAGCACTATGGCGCTCTCGACCCCGGCTCAGTGGTTTCACAAACGGAGGGGATTAGCACTAGGTATTGTCTGTGCAGCCTCTAGTGTTGGAGGCATTTGTATCCCTTTCCTATTGGACTACACTCTGGCGGAGCTACCATTCCCATGGGCCATGAGAATCCTCGCGCTCATGACGCTAGTGTTGCTAGCTATTGCAAATGTCTGCATGATTGAACGTATTCGAAGCCAAGGTCCCTGGCGAGCCGTCAGGTTGAGGTGGTTGACAAATGCCAGATTCATGTGGACGACGCTGGGCACTGCCT TTGTTTTAGTCTTCGAGTTTGTCTTATTTAACTCGATATCGTTAATCCCGTCCTACGCCGCCGGCCAGGGTTTCACAACGAGTCAGGCGTCCACAGCAATTGCCATGCTCAATGC AGGCTCAGCATGTGGACGTTTGTTTGCCGGTTGGGCTTCCGACCGACTCGGCCGGTTCAATATCATGGTTTGCGTTTTAGCGTACACGACCATCATAACGGCATGCATTTGGATGTTTGTCTACCACAGTCTGGCAAAGCTGCATGTCTCAATCCTACTTTTTGGCGCAGGCTCAGGGAGTATCATCAGCTTGGCGGGGGTCTGCTTCGGACAACTGTGTACAACCGAGGAATATGGCGAATGCTGGGGAACCGCCTATCTGTTTGTGAGTATCGC TGTTCTTATATCCGTACCGACAGGAGACGCGCTCCTAAGCCGTCTTGGAGGGCAAGGGTATGTGGCATGCTCAGCGGGCGTCCTGGGGGCTGCTTTCATTGCATTTCTGACTGCCCGATGGTTAGTCCTCGGTCGTCGCTGGACTATCAAGGTGAAGGTATGA